The DNA region AGGAGCTAGTTTACCTAATAAAGATAAATTAGTAATTATTTTTTAAACCACACTTTATAAATATGCTCTAGTACGAGATGGTTCAATAAAAATCATGAAGTCATGCCAAAATTCACCTTAACCAAAACGCCCTGAAATGTAGTCGCGGGTGCGGGGGTCTATTGGGTTGTTAAAAATTTGCTCTGTAGCGCCAAATTCAACCATTTGGCCTATCCGACTTTCATCAGTGCTAAAAAAAGCTGTAAAATCAGAGACGCGAGCGGCTTGTTGCATGTTATGGGTAACGATCGCAATTGTCAATTCAGACTGCAAGCTATGAAGTAGTTCCTCAACTTTCATAGTAGCGATGGGGTCAAGAGCCGAGCAAGGCTCATCCATCAGCAGAACTTTTGGCTTGACTGCTAAAGCACGGGCAATACATAATCTTTGTTGTTGACCACCAGAAAGCCCTAAAGCTGATTTATCTAGCTTATCTTTGACTTCATCCCAAAGAGCAGCGCTGTGAAGTGCAGATTCGACAATTTCATCTAATTCTAATTTTGAATACCTGCCTGCTATCCTCATACCATAGGCAACATTTTCGTAGATGCTTATCGGAAAAGGATTCGGTTTTTGGAACACCATACCAATTTGACGGCGTAACCGATTGATGTTGACACGAGGAGCATAAATATTTTGACCAAAAAATTCTACATCTCCTTCAACTTTCACAGGCCCTTCTAATTCGCTAATGCGATTCAAAATTTTGATGAAGGTAGATTTACCACAACCACTAGGGCCAATAATTGCGGTTACTTGCTTTTGATAAATATCTATTGACACCTTTTCAATCGCTTTTATTGTGCCATAGTAAAAACTGATATTTTTAACTTTGATAGCTGGTATTAGGTTACTCATGCTAATCTGTAATTCGTAATTAAGAAATATAAAACAAGGCTTTAACCTGGCGGCTTACCATTTTAATATCATACTTTGCCAAGACGCAAAACAATATAAAAGATTATTTATTTTACTTCAGTTTTCTTTGCTTAATAACTAAGCGAGAGAGAATATTAACACATAAAATTAAGCCAAGTAGAACTATAGAAGTAGTCCAGACTAATTGATTTTTTTGCGGATCTGGGTCGTTGTAAAGGTTAAAAATTAATACTGGTAAAGAAGCTGTTGGACTTAATAATCCTTCTGACCAATCTAAACTAAATAAAGCAGTAAAAATTAAGGGTGCTGTTTCACCAGCAGCACGAGCTACAGCTAATAAAATGCCTGTAGTAATTCCGGGAATTGCAGCAGTGACAACAATGCGAAGGGTAGTTTGAAAGCGAGTTCCTCCTAAAGCAGCAGAGGCTAGACGTTGAGATGTGGGAATCAGTTTTAAAGATTCTTCCGTGGTCAATATAATTACAGGTAGCATAATCACGGCTAAAGCAAAACCACCTGCGATCGCACTAAATCCTTTAGTTACCAAAACTATCACACCATAAGCGAATACGCCTACAACTATTGAAGGCACGCCTGTTAAAATACTGCTGATAAAACGAACAACACTAGCAATTGAGTTGGTTTGACCAAATTCTGCCAAGAAAATTCCTGTCATTATTCCTGTGGGAATGCTTAAAATAGCACCAATTACCACCATGATTATGGTTCCTAAGATGGCATTGCCAAAGCCATTATCAATAACTGCTTTGACAAACATTTCTGATTTCAGTCCAGATATTCCCCGAACGAAAATTTCCCACAAAATTGATAATAAAGGAATTAGTGCCAGAACTGTAAAACCAAAGGCGATCGCATTCATTGTATATGTAAATATTACTCGCTCTGTTGGCAGAGGACTACATAATTCTGTTGCCAATTCATCAGTTTCTGACTGAATATAACCACTCATGTTTTTTGTTAATTTTGATTGATAAACTTCTGATTACATTTAGGCATTTTTATTAAAGTAATGTTATTTATTTTTCCTACCAACCCATTTTACCAAGAGTACAGCCCCAATATTTACAGCTAGAGTCAACCCAAACAAAATCAACGCCAAATAGCTTAAAGCGCCTATATGCAAGCCCGGTTCAGCCTCGGCAAATTCATTAGCTAATACAGAGGGAATTGTATAACCTGGATTGAGTAAAGAAGCACTGATTTGAGCAGAGTTGCCAATTACCATAGTGACAGCCATTGTTTCACCCAAAGCACGTCCTAAGGCGAGCATTGCTGCACTCACTATTCCAGAAAATCCAGTTGGTAGCAAGACCCGAAAAATTGTTTCCCAACGAGTACCACCTAAAGCCATAGATGCGCTACGTAATTCTTTAGGGATAGCCATTAAAACATCACGAGTAATTGCTGCCATTGTAGGCAAAATCATGATGGCTAGAATAATTCCAGCAGTCAAAATATTAGTCCCAGAAGGGTCTTCTGTATTAAATAGTGGTATCCATTTAAAAGTGCTGGCTAGCCATTTTTGTAAAGGTTCTAGAACTGGAATAAAGACAAAAATCGCCCACAAACCAATAATGACACTAGGAATAGCTGCAATTAATTCAACAACAAATGCTAGGGTTGTTCGTAGCGATGGAGGTAAGAAATTTTCACTCGTGACTAGGGCTACTGCTATGCCAATTGGGACAGCGAATAAAATAGCGATCGCACTACTTACCAAAGTTCCATAAATATAAGGTAATGCACCAAAAATCTGATTACCTGTATCCCAATCTTGACCCCACAAAAACCCCAATCCAAACTGCTTAATTGCTGGTAGAGCTTCGTGTAAAATTACCCAACTCATCAAAAGTAGCACTGCAACAGTAATCACGGCAAATAAGTATACTAGCCGTGTAAAACCCTGGTCAAACCAAAGATTTGTGCCACCAATAGCTGTTAAATTGAAATCTTCATCGCCTAGATTAGAATCATGTGATGAATTTCTGTCGGCTGGTTCCGATGAATTTACCATTACAAATTAATCAAATAAATTTTTTCTTACTAGTAAAGTGATATCAGTTATCAGTGAACAGGTAACTGATAACTGTTCACTGATAACTGTTGATTGTTCACTGTTTTAAGAGACTTTTAGCCCCCTTTTTAAGGGTGTTGGGGGATCTCTTATGCATAAGTCCTAAAAGATTACAAATTAAGGCTTGACAGAGTTATTTACTGTCTGAAGCACCCGATTTGCTACATCAGATGGAATTTTGGTGTAGTTAAGGTCATCGTTATACTGTTGACCGTCTTTCAATACCCAATTAATCCATTTTTTTATAGCATCAGCTTTAGAAGCATTAGCATACTGTTTGTAAACCATCATCCACGTAAGACCGACGATTGGATAACCTTGTCCTGGATCTCCTACGAAAACACGGTAGTTGTCTGGGAAAGTGACAGTTGACAAAGCTGCATTTGCAGATTGTAAAGAAGGAGCAACAAATTCTCCTCTCTTATTTTGTATTAGCGCTGATTTCAGATTGTTTTTGACAGCGTAGGCATATTCTACATAACCAATAGAACCAGGAGTACGAGATACCAAAGCAGCTACGCCTGGGTTGCCTTTGCCTTTGAGGACGTTTGGCAGAGTCCATTTGGGAGCAGTGTTAGCTCCAACTCTGCCTTTAAAATAACTGCTAGTAGCGCTTAAGTGGTTAGTAAAAATGAAAGTTGTACCGCTACCATCGGCGCGAACAACAAATTTAATTGGTTGATTTGGTAGATTGACACCTGGATTATCAGCTTTAATTTTTGCGTCATCCCATTTGGTAATTTGACCTGAAAAAATTGCCGGTAGTGTACTACGGGATAATTTGAGATTATTAACACCTGGAACATTGTAAACAACAGAAACAGCACCGCCTGCTGTGGGTACTAATATTACACCATTCTTGACTTTAGCGATTTCACTATCTTTCATGGCAGCATCACTACCACCAAAGTCAACGGTTCCAGCAGTAACTTGACGAATACCACCACCGCTACCTATTGCTTGGTAGTTAATTTTCAAGTCTGGATACTTCTTTTTCACTTCACGAGCATAGCGTTCGTAAAGCGGAGCCGGAAAAGTTGCTCCTGCACCGTTCAAAGTTTGAGCTTGTGCGATCGCACTAAAAAATGGACTAAGTGCGACAGAAGCTGTCACCACTGAAGTAGCGACGACACGATTCAAGATGGTGGTCGAAAAAATCATATAACCTCTGATTAAAGGAATACTTTCCTGCGGTAATTCCAGCCTTAATCAAGTTACATTTATTTTGGTTAAAGTTAATTTAACATTGAATAAAATAAAAGTTAATATACGTTTAAATTTTGCTTTTAATTACCAATGTTTTTCTTGGTTAATAATTGAATTTTGCAATTTGCAAATTTATCGGCATCTAAATTATTTCAATTTTCCTTGCGGCTACAATACAGTACCAAAAGTATAAACAATCCCATTCCTGCCAAATATTTAATTGCATCAGGTACACTGGGATTAGGTGAAAAAAAGCCTTCGATCGCACCAGCAATAACTAACATTGGTACAATCCCAAATATGAGCTGCACCGCTTGAGAACCGTAAAATTTCAGTGCATCCCCACGCCGATATTTACCAGGAAATAAAATTGCTCTTGCTAATAAAAATCCTGCACCCCCAGCAAAAAAGATGGCGGGTAATTCTAAGGAACCATGCGGTAACACAAACGCCCAAAAAGGATAAGCCAGATTATTTTGGCCTACTAAAGTGCCAACAGCACCAATCAATAAGCCATTAAAT from Nostoc commune NIES-4072 includes:
- the pstB gene encoding phosphate ABC transporter ATP-binding protein PstB — its product is MSNLIPAIKVKNISFYYGTIKAIEKVSIDIYQKQVTAIIGPSGCGKSTFIKILNRISELEGPVKVEGDVEFFGQNIYAPRVNINRLRRQIGMVFQKPNPFPISIYENVAYGMRIAGRYSKLELDEIVESALHSAALWDEVKDKLDKSALGLSGGQQQRLCIARALAVKPKVLLMDEPCSALDPIATMKVEELLHSLQSELTIAIVTHNMQQAARVSDFTAFFSTDESRIGQMVEFGATEQIFNNPIDPRTRDYISGRFG
- the pstA gene encoding phosphate ABC transporter permease PstA, whose translation is MSGYIQSETDELATELCSPLPTERVIFTYTMNAIAFGFTVLALIPLLSILWEIFVRGISGLKSEMFVKAVIDNGFGNAILGTIIMVVIGAILSIPTGIMTGIFLAEFGQTNSIASVVRFISSILTGVPSIVVGVFAYGVIVLVTKGFSAIAGGFALAVIMLPVIILTTEESLKLIPTSQRLASAALGGTRFQTTLRIVVTAAIPGITTGILLAVARAAGETAPLIFTALFSLDWSEGLLSPTASLPVLIFNLYNDPDPQKNQLVWTTSIVLLGLILCVNILSRLVIKQRKLK
- the pstS gene encoding phosphate ABC transporter substrate-binding protein PstS, whose product is MIFSTTILNRVVATSVVTASVALSPFFSAIAQAQTLNGAGATFPAPLYERYAREVKKKYPDLKINYQAIGSGGGIRQVTAGTVDFGGSDAAMKDSEIAKVKNGVILVPTAGGAVSVVYNVPGVNNLKLSRSTLPAIFSGQITKWDDAKIKADNPGVNLPNQPIKFVVRADGSGTTFIFTNHLSATSSYFKGRVGANTAPKWTLPNVLKGKGNPGVAALVSRTPGSIGYVEYAYAVKNNLKSALIQNKRGEFVAPSLQSANAALSTVTFPDNYRVFVGDPGQGYPIVGLTWMMVYKQYANASKADAIKKWINWVLKDGQQYNDDLNYTKIPSDVANRVLQTVNNSVKP
- the pstC gene encoding phosphate ABC transporter permease subunit PstC; this encodes MVNSSEPADRNSSHDSNLGDEDFNLTAIGGTNLWFDQGFTRLVYLFAVITVAVLLLMSWVILHEALPAIKQFGLGFLWGQDWDTGNQIFGALPYIYGTLVSSAIAILFAVPIGIAVALVTSENFLPPSLRTTLAFVVELIAAIPSVIIGLWAIFVFIPVLEPLQKWLASTFKWIPLFNTEDPSGTNILTAGIILAIMILPTMAAITRDVLMAIPKELRSASMALGGTRWETIFRVLLPTGFSGIVSAAMLALGRALGETMAVTMVIGNSAQISASLLNPGYTIPSVLANEFAEAEPGLHIGALSYLALILFGLTLAVNIGAVLLVKWVGRKNK